A stretch of DNA from Limnohabitans sp. MORI2:
GCAGCCCGAGCACACGGCGCTGGAGCTGCTGATTCCCAAGGGCCAAGTGCTGGCGATGCGTTTGACCGAAGACATGTTGGGCCAAGTGCGCTTGTTGCTGCAAACCATTGAGCAACGTGCGCAGTGGGGCTTGACAACCCCTGCCGAGCCGCACGCCTTGGCGGGCGATACGCCTGTGCCAGCCGTCAAGCTTGGCCCAGAGCCTGAGGCTGATGCGGCGGGTACGCCGCCTAAAAAGCTGCTGCACTGACGAGACGCTTGCCGCCAGAAAGTAGCCCAGTGCCTCAAGAGCTTTTAAAAGTCGCGCAACGTGCCATGGCCGAGGGCCGCTGGCCCGAGTCGGCCCAATACTTTGGCCTAGCCGCGCAACGCAACCCCAGCCACGCGGGGGTGTGGCACAACTTAGGCGTGAGCTTGCTGGCCTTGGGCAAGGCTCAGCCTGCGCTGGCCGCGTGCGAGCGTGCGTATGCGCTCAACCCCGCGCTGTGGCAAAGCCGATTGATTCAGGGCAAAGCCCAAAAGATGCTGGGCCAGTTACTGGCGGCAGATGCTTGTTTTGCCGATGTGATGCAGGCCGACCCCACCAACGGCGCAGCCCGCGTGGCCCGTGCTGACTTGGCCATGAACACATTTGGCCTGCCCCTGCAGGCGGTGGAGTGGGTGAAGCCCCTGCTAGGCAGCGCCGAGCATGGCGAAGACGCAGAGCTCACTACGCTCATGGCCAGCCTGTACGACCGCGACGAAAGCGCCGAGGCGCTGAACACCCGCATCATCAGCTTTTCGCGGCGAGTGTTGCGGCTGGATGCCGCGCAAGTGCTGGCGGGCCAACCAAAGCCTGCCAGCCAACCACGCCAACGCCCACGGGTGGGCCTGCTGTCGCCATTGTTTTGTGTGTCGCCGGTTTACTTCCTCACCATTGCGGGTTGGCAGCATGTGGCCAAGGGCAGCGACATCGTGGTGTTCAACCGTGGACACAAGGCCGACTGGGCGACCGAGATTTTCAAAGGCTTAGCCAGCGAATGGCACAACGTGCAAGAGATGGATGCCGTGCGTTTGGCCCAAGCCATGCACGCGGCCGACCTGGATGTGCTGTACGACCTCGGCGGCTGGATGGACCCCGTGGGCCTCAAAGCATTGTCGGTCAAACCCGCCAAGCAAATGTTCAAGTGGGTGGGCGGCCAAAGCGTGACCACGGGGCTGGACAACTTTGATGGCTGGATCGGCGACGAGGGCCAATCGCCCAAGCATTTGCAACACCTGTACACCGAGCCTTTGGTGAACATCGAAGGCGGCTACGCCACCTATACGCCACCCGACTATTTGCCGCCTGTACCGAAGCGCAAGAGCGATGTGCCGGTGGTGTTTAGCAACCCAGCCAAGGTGTCACGCGCTTTTTTGGCAGAGCTGAAGGCCATGCCGGGCAAGAAATGCTTTGTGCACCGCCAGTTTCAATACCCCCAAGTCCGCGCCCGTGTGGAAGAAGCGCTGGGCGCAGCCAATGTGGAATTTGTGCTGCCCAAGAGCCACCACGAAGCCCTAGAAGTGCTAGGCCAGCACAAGGTGATGCTCGACACCTTCCCCTACAGCAGCGGCCTCACCGCCCGAGAAGCCCAAGCCATGGGCGTGCGCGTGCAGGCCAAAGTGGGCACGCTGTTTTGCGAGCGGCATTGCGCTAATTTGGTGGGTTAAACCACTTAAGACACGAAGACGCGCTTGCCCAAAGAGGCCAGCACTTGTTTGATGTCTTTGGTTTGTTGCAAGTCCAGGCCTTGATCAAGTTGCTGACTTTCTAGCCCGGGCCATTGGGTGGCGGGCAGCAGCTGGCGGGCTTGGGTGTCGAGCAGCCACATGGCTCCGCCGTGGCCGTGGTCTGTGCCGCCGCTGGCGTTGGCTTTGAGGCGGCGGCCAAATTCGCTGACTACCACCACGCTGACGTGTTGGCCAGCGGCCGACACATCGTCAAACAAAGCGCGTAGGTTGGCCGACCATTGGCGCACGAGGTTGTTGACTTTGCCGCTTTGATACTCGTGGGTGTCCCAGCCACCAAAGTCGAGGCAGGCGACTTGCAAGCCCACGTTCATGCGGATGAGTTGGGCCACGGTTTGGCAGGCGTGTTGCCATTCGTAGTTTTCGGTGTTGTAGGTCACGCCTTTGGGTGGACTGTAGGGCGCAACACGGCCATCGACACGAGGCGCTTTGGCATCGATCAGGGCCATTTGCGAGAGGGTTTGCTGGCCCATGAGGGCGGCTGCATCGGTGCTTGGGGTGTCTGTGCCGTAGAGGGCTTCAAGCACGCTGCGGCCCATGGCGTCGCCAGGCAAGGTGATGGCGTTGCGCAGTTCGCCCGTGACGCTCAAGCCCGAGCGCAGGCCTTGCAGGCTGCGTATTTGCCCCGGAGTGTTGCCCATGGATTGAATGGCCGCCGCATTGGCGGCTTTGCTGGCACGCACATGGGGCGTGAGCCAGCCATCGGAGCCATTGGGCGTACCTGATTTGCTGGGGAGGCTGGCTTCCAAAATTTCTTGGGCTTCAAAGTGGCTGCGGGTGGCGTTGGCCAAGCCGCAGGCGTGCAGCAGCTGGGCATGGCCGCTGCCAAACAGTTCGGCCAGGGGCGCAGCGGCGGGGTGGATGCGGCAGTCGCGGTTGGGGGCAAAGGGTTTGGCTAAGCGAATGCCGGGCGTGTTGCCACTGTCCATGATGCGCAGGTCTGCAGGGCGTGCGCCGATGTAGTGGGCATCGTCCACAGGGGCGGCCATGTGCAGGCTGTCGGCCCCGCCGCGCAGAAACACGACCACCAAGGTGCTGTGTTGGCTGCTGGGGTTGGCGGCAAAGCTGAGATTGCGCAAGCCTGAGGCGCTGGCTGCACCAGTGCAGGCGAGGGCTTTGAGGAGGTCGCGGCGCTGCATGGTGTTTATTTCCACTGAAAAGCAGGCGACATGGCCAGATAGGCCAAGGTGCGGCGTACGCTGGCCCACTCGTCGTTGGCCACGCCCAACACGCGTTTGGCGGGTGTTTTTTGGGCGGCAGCGATTTGCGCCAAGGCTTGTGGCGCTTGGTCTTTGCCCAGCAACAGCTGAGCGTGGTGGGCAAAGAGGGCGGTTTCTTCCACGGGTTTGGCAAAGCCCTTGGCCAAGTGCTCGGGGGCAATAGCGCCAGTGGCCCACCAGTTGTCGATGAGGCCCATGGGGATGAACCAGCGGCGGCGCATGCTTTGGGTGGTGAGCCAGTAGTCGGTCACGTCGGGGTGGCCATCGGGAGTGGGCCACAGGTAGAGGCGCTGACCTGCCGCAGAGAGTTCGTTGGCGAGTTGGATCGATGGGGCGTGGGGTAGGTCGAGTTTGCGCACAAAGCTCATGGCCAGTTCGAGCGGACGTTTGAGTTTTTGAGGGCCACCGGTTTGGGTGGCTTGTGCAAAAGCATTGGATGTGAAGATGTGTTCAAGCACCCGCGCAATTTGCTGGGGGTGGCGTTTGTGTTGGGTCCACACCTTGGCGCTAGAGGCCACAAGGGCAGCGGGCGGTGTGTCGCTGACAAAGCGGCGACAGAGTTTTTCACACAGGTAGTGGGCCGTGCCCGGGTGGTCGGCCAACATGTTGAGCACGGCTTCGCCGTCTTTCATGGGCGGGGCGAAGGGGTCGAGCTCTTTGGCGAGTACGCGTTTTTGGTAGGGGTCGTGCCAGGTGTCGAGATAGGCGAATTGGCCTGTTTTGGGCAGATTAGCCCCGTTGCCAATGCCGCGCCCGTCTTCGACCACCCAGCCGGTGAAGGCGCGGGCGGCTTCGTACACGTCTTGGTCGATGTAGCCCTCTGGGAGGCCCTTGTCCGCGCCCGGTACTTGACGCCACTTGTTGTAGAGGTCGTTGAGGTAACGGCCTTTGCCTAGGGTGTGCAGTTCAAACAGCTCGCGGGCGTAGTTTTCGTTGGGTGCGCCGGTTCTGGATGAGCGGTTGTTGAGGTAAATGAGCATGGGCGTGCTCTTGGCCACGCTGTGTAGTAGGTCGGCAAAGTTGCCGAGGCTGTGTTTGCGGATGGCGTCACGCTCAAAGCTGGGCATGGCCACGGCAATGGATTGGTCACCCGCATGCACGTTGAAGTGGTCGAGCCAAAAGTCGACCATGCGTTCTTTGACTTGCCAGCGGCTATGCGCGGCACGTAAGAGCCTTGCGGCCGTGAGTTCGCGCAGGGGGCGAATGCGCTCTTCGTAATGAATTTTGTTTTGACCATCGGCCAAGTGCCAGAGTTCGGGCGTGGTTTTGTCGAGCAGGCCTAAAGGACGGTTTTCGTTGACCGCCGCAAAGTCAGGTGTTGCGCCGTAGCTGATGCGAAGCACAGCGGTTTTGAGGGCCTCTTCCACGGCAGGGTCTTCTGCCGTGGGAGCAAGCTGCTCGGCGATCCACTGGCGCAGGCCCACTTTGTCAACATGGTCCAATTCGGCGCGCTTGGCGCCAAAGGTGAGGCGGTCTAGGACTCTTTGTGACATGCGTAAATTATTAACCTATTTTGCGTATGTTTCATGCGGTTGATGGGCGCTCGATAGAATGACCGAATGCCAACTAAAAAGCCCACTCCCAAAGTCCAACTGTCCGACCGTGACGATGGCGGATCGGTCGTTTTAGAGCGCCTGACTCAGCGCACCAAGCCGCCGCAGATGTTTCAGGTGCTGATGCTCAATGACGATTTCACGCCCATGGAGTTTGTGGTGGTGGTGTTGCAAGAATTCTTCAACAAAGACCGCGAAGCCGCGACGCAAATCATGTTGCAAATCCACCTGGATGGCAAAGGCGTGTGCGGCGTGTACAGCAAAGATGTGGCCGCGACCAAGGTGGATCAGGTCATGGACGCCGCCCGCAAGGCCGGACATCCGCTGCAGTGTGTGGCGGAACCGATTGAATGAATCATGGTTTGCACTAAAGAAACAAACCTATTGAATAAATGGCTTTTGTTTCCATATACATTTGAATCTCAGTTGCAAGCACCGAAGGAAAACACATGATTGCCCAAGAACTAGAAGTCAGCTTGCACATGGCCTTTGTCGAGGCCCGTCAACAAAGACACGAATTCATCACGGTCGAGCACCTGTTGCTCGCCTTGCTAGACAACCCCAGCGCCGCTGAAGTGCTGCGCGCGTGTTCAGCCAATATCGACGATTTGCGCAAGTCGCTCGCCAATTTCATTGCAGACAACACGCCACAAGTGTCGGGCACGGAAGAGGTGGACACACAGCCTACGCTGGGTTTCCAGCGCGTGATTCAACGCGCCATCATGCATGTGCAGTCCACCGGCAACGGTAAAAAAGAAGTGACCGGCGCGAATGTGCTGGTGGCTATCTTTGGCGAGAAAGACTCTCACGCGGTGTACTACCTCCACCAACAAGGCGTGACGCGCTTGGATGTGGTGAACTTCATTGCCCACGGCATCAAAAAGAATGACCCACCTGAGGCCGTCAAAGGCGGTGAGTCGCAAGCCGAGCAAGAAGAGGGCAGTGCTAGCGGTTCTGAAAAGAACGAAAAGGCCTCTCCACTCGAGCAGTTCACCCAAAACCTCAACCAAGCTGCCAAAGACGGCAAGATTGACCCGCTGATTGGCCGCGATTACGAGGTGGAGCGCACCATCCAAATCCTGTGCCGCCGCCGTAAAAACAACCCGCTGTTGGTGGGTGAGGCCGGCGTGGGTAAGACCGCGATTGCCGAAGGTTTGGCATGGCGCATCACCCAAGGCGATGTGCCTGAGATCTTGGCGGAATCCATCGTGTACTCGCTGGACATGGGCGCTTTGCTGGCCGGCACCAAATACCGTGGCGACTTTGAGCAACGCTTGAAAGGCGTGATCAAGTCGTTGCAGGGCAAGACCAATGCGATTTTGTTCATCGACGAAATTCACACGCTCATTGGCGCGGGGGCTGCGTCTGGCGGAACCTTGGATGCCTCTAACTTGCTCAAACCTGCACTGTCCAGCGGTCAGCTCAAGTGCATTGGCGCTACCACGTTCACTGAATACCGTGGCATCTTTGAAAAAGACGCGGCCTTGAGCCGTCGTTTCCAAAAGGTCGATGTGGTCGAGCCCACCGTGCCTGAAACCGTGGACATCCTCAAAGGCTTGAAGTCGCGCTTTGAAGAGCACCACAACGTCAAGTACGCTTTGGCTGCGCTGCAAGCGGCTGCTGAGCTGAGCGCCAAGTACATCAACGACCGCCACTTGCCCGACAAGGCGATTGACGTGATTGACGAGGCTGGTGCGGCGCAACGCATCTTGGTGGCGTCTAAGCGCAAGAAAACCATTGGCAAGGCCGAGATTGAAGACATCGTGGCCAAGATTGCGCGTATTCCGCCCGCCAATGTGTCCAACGACGACCGCAGCAAGCTGCAAACCATCGAACGCGATTTGAAGAGCGTGGTGTTTGGTCAAGACAAGGCCTTGGAAGTGCTGGCCTCTGCCGTGAAGATGGCGCGTTCGGGTCTAGGCAAAGCCGACAAACCGATTGGCGCATTCTTGTTCAGCGGCCCCACGGGCGTGGGCAAGACCGAAGCGGCCAAGCAGTTGGCCTACATCATGGGCATTGAGCTGATTCGCTTTGACATGTCTGAGTACATGGAGCGCCATGCTGTGAGCCGCCTGATTGGTGCGCCTCCCGGCTACGTGGGCTTTGACCAAGGTGGTTTGCTGACCGAAGCCGTGACCAAGAAGCCGCACTGCGTGCTGTTGCTCGACGAGATCGAAAAAGCGCACCCCGACATCTTCAACGTGTTGTTGCAGGTGATGGACCACGGCACGTTGACCGACAACAACGGACGCAAGGCCGACTTCCGCAACGTCATCCTCATCATGACAACCAACGCGGGCGCTGAGACCATGAACAAAGCCACTATTGGCTTTACCAACCCTCGCGCCCCTGGCGACGAAATGGGCGACATCAAGCGCTTGTTCACGCCTGAGTTCCGCAACCGTTTGGACGCCATCGTAGGCTTCAAGGCCTTGGACGAAAACGTCATCATGCGCGTGGTCGACAAGTTCTTGCTGCAACTCGAAGGCCAGTTGGCTGAGAAGAAAGTCGAAGTCACCTTCAGCGACACGCTGCGCAAGCACTTGGCCAAGAAGGGTTTTGATCCGCTCATGGGTGCACGCCCCATGCAACGCCTCATCCAAGACACGATTCGCAAGGCCTTGGCCGACGAATTGCTGTTTGGTCGCCTCACCGAAGGTGGCCGCTTGAGTGTGGACATCGACGACAAAGAAGAAGTGCTGCTCGACATCACGCCTTTGCCTAAGAAAGACAAAGGCTCGAAAGGCGAAGCCAGCCACTCGGAAGAGCCTGCCACGAG
This window harbors:
- a CDS encoding DUF1501 domain-containing protein — its product is MQRRDLLKALACTGAASASGLRNLSFAANPSSQHSTLVVVFLRGGADSLHMAAPVDDAHYIGARPADLRIMDSGNTPGIRLAKPFAPNRDCRIHPAAAPLAELFGSGHAQLLHACGLANATRSHFEAQEILEASLPSKSGTPNGSDGWLTPHVRASKAANAAAIQSMGNTPGQIRSLQGLRSGLSVTGELRNAITLPGDAMGRSVLEALYGTDTPSTDAAALMGQQTLSQMALIDAKAPRVDGRVAPYSPPKGVTYNTENYEWQHACQTVAQLIRMNVGLQVACLDFGGWDTHEYQSGKVNNLVRQWSANLRALFDDVSAAGQHVSVVVVSEFGRRLKANASGGTDHGHGGAMWLLDTQARQLLPATQWPGLESQQLDQGLDLQQTKDIKQVLASLGKRVFVS
- a CDS encoding DUF1800 domain-containing protein; translated protein: MSQRVLDRLTFGAKRAELDHVDKVGLRQWIAEQLAPTAEDPAVEEALKTAVLRISYGATPDFAAVNENRPLGLLDKTTPELWHLADGQNKIHYEERIRPLRELTAARLLRAAHSRWQVKERMVDFWLDHFNVHAGDQSIAVAMPSFERDAIRKHSLGNFADLLHSVAKSTPMLIYLNNRSSRTGAPNENYARELFELHTLGKGRYLNDLYNKWRQVPGADKGLPEGYIDQDVYEAARAFTGWVVEDGRGIGNGANLPKTGQFAYLDTWHDPYQKRVLAKELDPFAPPMKDGEAVLNMLADHPGTAHYLCEKLCRRFVSDTPPAALVASSAKVWTQHKRHPQQIARVLEHIFTSNAFAQATQTGGPQKLKRPLELAMSFVRKLDLPHAPSIQLANELSAAGQRLYLWPTPDGHPDVTDYWLTTQSMRRRWFIPMGLIDNWWATGAIAPEHLAKGFAKPVEETALFAHHAQLLLGKDQAPQALAQIAAAQKTPAKRVLGVANDEWASVRRTLAYLAMSPAFQWK
- the clpS gene encoding ATP-dependent Clp protease adapter ClpS; amino-acid sequence: MPTKKPTPKVQLSDRDDGGSVVLERLTQRTKPPQMFQVLMLNDDFTPMEFVVVVLQEFFNKDREAATQIMLQIHLDGKGVCGVYSKDVAATKVDQVMDAARKAGHPLQCVAEPIE
- the clpA gene encoding ATP-dependent Clp protease ATP-binding subunit ClpA, yielding MIAQELEVSLHMAFVEARQQRHEFITVEHLLLALLDNPSAAEVLRACSANIDDLRKSLANFIADNTPQVSGTEEVDTQPTLGFQRVIQRAIMHVQSTGNGKKEVTGANVLVAIFGEKDSHAVYYLHQQGVTRLDVVNFIAHGIKKNDPPEAVKGGESQAEQEEGSASGSEKNEKASPLEQFTQNLNQAAKDGKIDPLIGRDYEVERTIQILCRRRKNNPLLVGEAGVGKTAIAEGLAWRITQGDVPEILAESIVYSLDMGALLAGTKYRGDFEQRLKGVIKSLQGKTNAILFIDEIHTLIGAGAASGGTLDASNLLKPALSSGQLKCIGATTFTEYRGIFEKDAALSRRFQKVDVVEPTVPETVDILKGLKSRFEEHHNVKYALAALQAAAELSAKYINDRHLPDKAIDVIDEAGAAQRILVASKRKKTIGKAEIEDIVAKIARIPPANVSNDDRSKLQTIERDLKSVVFGQDKALEVLASAVKMARSGLGKADKPIGAFLFSGPTGVGKTEAAKQLAYIMGIELIRFDMSEYMERHAVSRLIGAPPGYVGFDQGGLLTEAVTKKPHCVLLLDEIEKAHPDIFNVLLQVMDHGTLTDNNGRKADFRNVILIMTTNAGAETMNKATIGFTNPRAPGDEMGDIKRLFTPEFRNRLDAIVGFKALDENVIMRVVDKFLLQLEGQLAEKKVEVTFSDTLRKHLAKKGFDPLMGARPMQRLIQDTIRKALADELLFGRLTEGGRLSVDIDDKEEVLLDITPLPKKDKGSKGEASHSEEPATS